Within Carettochelys insculpta isolate YL-2023 chromosome 21, ASM3395843v1, whole genome shotgun sequence, the genomic segment ACAATTCGGCAGTGACTTCCAAGCCTGATTTAATCATGGAAATTACGGCCCTGGGGGATTCTGGGATCTTATAGGCCCCTGTCACTTCCACCTTCAGCTGCAAGCAGCTACAGCGATGGGCTGTGCGCCAGTGACATGCGGTTTAGGGCGGCgggaagctgctgctggggctgtgcgcgccccccccaccccaaccacacACTTGTCTTGCTGAAGTCAGGGAGGCTCAGCCTGtaagtgtccccctccccccttggGACTCCACCTGTCAGTCCTCTCACCGCCGATGCGCTCTCGGGCCTAAGCTGGAGCGGGGCTGACGGGCGCTACCTGCTCTTTAGGGGCAGCGggcgccagagccccaggagcccgCGCGCGTTAACCCTTAAGGGGGCGATGCTTCCCCGGTCCTCACCGGAGCTGTGGCCCAGCACGCGGCGCCCTGTACAGTGGGGCCCGCCCCTTTAAGGGACGGGaactcgctctcctccccggggAAGGTCGCTAGCCGGGTTGCAGCCAGCgccggcgcggcgcggcccggTCCGGCTCGGCCATGCAGCGGCTgcgggacagcaggtggctggtggccGTCGCCTCCTTGgccgcgggggtggggctgggcgcgGGGCTGGCGGGCGGGAACCGGCAGGGCAGCTCGGCAGCGGAGGGGCTGCTGGCCCGGCTGCCCGTGGTGCCGGTGGTGGCGGCCGCCGCCTCCTCTTCCCCGCCGGTGCCGGGGGGCGCGGCGCGCGGCGAGCTGGCTAAGTACGGGCTGCCGGGGCTGCCGCAGGTGCGGAGCCGCGAGTCCTACGTGCTGTGCTACGACCCGCGGAACCGGAGCGCCCTCtgggtgctggagcagctccGCGGGGAAGCGCTGAGCGGCCCCTCCGACCGCTCCGCCTGCGACTTCAAGGAGGACGAGTCGGTACACGAGTATCACCGCGCCACCAACGCCGACTACCGGGGCAGCGGCTTCGACCGGGGCCACCTGGCCGCCGCCGCCAACCACAGGTGGAGCCAGAAGGCCATGCAGGACACCTTCTACCTGAGCAACGTGGCGCCCCAGGTGAGCGGCCGTCCCGACCCTGAGCTCCCGGGGCAGGCGGGGGTGCCACCGGGTAGGTAGCCTCATCCATCCCCGGCATGTGGGGAACCCCCGTGTGACTCCCACTAAGAGCTCAGCTGATGGATCCGGCCTGAAACCCATGAATGGGTTAGGCAGTCTGAGGGTTTCAGATACTAAATATAGAGTGTTTTCATTTGCCTTCAGTTTTTGTGTCTTGAAGAGGTCACTTTTCAAGACTCTTTTTCTGCACCAGTTGGGGCTCCAAATTTTTGAAGGGAAGCTGGGAGATTCTTATGTAATCACAGgaccccaggagctggggctttacaCAGAAAACATTGAGAATAAAGCTTCCTGCCTTTAGGTGGTAAAGGGGGACAATGCCCATGCTACCTGAGCAGAAATTCCTCTTCCAGGAATGTAAAGAGCAGTGCAATAACTGAAGAGGCTGGAATAGAACACAGGGGTCTCCCTAAAATCTGCTCTTTTTTTTGGTGATAATTTCCAAACCACCGTGTAAATAagcagctcagtgatttgagcactggccttgtaaatccagggttgagagttcaattcctgaggaggctatttagggtcCTGGGAcgatagattttaaaaaaaatctactgtatcagggatggtatttggttctgccaagagggtaggggactggactcaatgatctgtCTAGGTCCTTTCCAATTCTGTGAaatgtacatacatacatatgtatGTATACGCATAAACATCCCATATACACTGACAAAGAGCTTTATTGGACTCACTTGTGATTACCAAGGTGAATGGACTTTGAATCAAGTCACACTGAAGGCAACAGAAAGCAGCACTGTCAACCTCAGAAGTTCCCCCCTTCAGTTAGATGAGCAAACAATGCCATAATTTACTCCCAACCCTAACTAAGCTTTTACAGTCCCCAAGAGTACAAATGCCACCTATCAAATCAGAGCTCTTTTTTCTGCCTCCCTGGACCATGCTTCTGGTCACTACTTGTGCCTGCTGGGCTAATAACAGTTTAATATGTGGATCTAAATCAGCTCTGGTTTTCTGACATAAGCTGGTAAATTGTAGCTGCCTTATGAGGCTGCTGGTCTGGAGTTACAGCACCAAAAGCATTTAAGCAACCCTACCTCATATTTCCAGACAGGCTctggggtttgttttttaaaaataatgttaccGTTATCTGAAACACCTTCAGAATTTGTTAAGGAAGTTTTGACCATTGTAATATACTCATGAATTTGAGCTCTCTCATTATGGGAGTCAAATTTATCAATATTTAGCTTCctcaattattttctttctgggccTTCAGGTATGGGATGCCCTTCTGTAAGCAAAGTTCGCTTTCATGACTCCAGGAACTTCAGGGGTCATTTTAATC encodes:
- the ENDOG gene encoding endonuclease G, mitochondrial, which codes for MQRLRDSRWLVAVASLAAGVGLGAGLAGGNRQGSSAAEGLLARLPVVPVVAAAASSSPPVPGGAARGELAKYGLPGLPQVRSRESYVLCYDPRNRSALWVLEQLRGEALSGPSDRSACDFKEDESVHEYHRATNADYRGSGFDRGHLAAAANHRWSQKAMQDTFYLSNVAPQVPHLNQKAWNNLEKYCRSLTKYNKNVYVCTGPLFLPRMEADGKMYIKYQVIGKNNVAVPTHFFKVLILEKLTGEIELRSYVMPNSPVEETIPLERFLVPIESIERASGLLFVPNILKRTNRLQAITA